Proteins from one Malaya genurostris strain Urasoe2022 chromosome 2, Malgen_1.1, whole genome shotgun sequence genomic window:
- the LOC131427609 gene encoding carbonic anhydrase 7-like yields the protein MIAAIGTCAALAVMLLTAVPFALSAGHHRFGYTRPEQRRWARAHQSCAGKHQSPIAVSSSRAISLNMPAIELVGYNNLLPGPITMHNNGHSVSIAIPKTDPENGRHPYIFGGKLQNEYELEGLHFHWGDKNNRGAEHVLNDIRYPLEMHIIHRNRKYKNTAEALGYSDGLTVLGFFYQVTEHESPEIAYLLRTFPLIEQFDEQVRLNFTFTLKSILGDVDLTRFYTYKGSLTTPPCSEAVTWVLFPDVLNISIMQIRRFRMLDNGLPGSPMVDNYRALQPLGNRRIFIRKVNSRNTALDELQSKFDHTQWGWVY from the exons ATGATCGCTGCCATCGGAACTTGCGCCGCGTTGGCGGTGATGCTGCTCACCGCAG TGCCATTTGCATTGAGTGCCGGTCATCACCGCTTCGGCTACACTAGACCGGAACAGCGCCGGTGGGCCAGAGCGCACCAAAGTTGCGCGGGAAAGCATCAATCGCCGATCGCCGTTTCCAGCAGCAGG GCGATTTCGCTGAACATGCCAGCGATCGAGCTGGTCGGCTATAACAATCTTCTGCCGGGACCGATCACTATGCATAATAATGGACATTCGG TATCCATAGCAATCCCAAAAACTGATCCCGAAAATGGTCGACACCCGTATATCTTCGGTGGTAAACTGCAAAACGAGTATGAACTGGAAGGGCTACACTTTCATTGGGGTGACAAAAACAATCGCGGAGCGGAGCATGTTCTGAACGATATAAG ATACCCGCTCGAAATGCACATCATTCATCGTAATAGGAAGTACAAAAACACTGCAGAAGCGTTGGGATATTCCGATGGTCTCacggtacttggtttcttctatcAGGTGACCGAGCACGAGAGCCCTGAGATTGCCTACCTGTTGCGGACGTTTCCACTAATAGAACAATTCGACGAACAGGTTCGTCTTAACTTCACCTTCACCCTGAAATCCATACTCGGGGACGTTGACCTGACCCGATTCTACACGTACAAAGGCTCGCTAACGACACCACCTTGTTCCGAGGCGGTCACGTGGGTGCTCTTTCCCGACGTATTGAACATCTCCATCATGCAAATACGACGTTTCCGAATG CTCGATAACGGCCTACCCGGTTCCCCGATGGTAGATAATTACCGGGCACTGCAACCGCTCGGCAATCGACGGATTTTCATCCGGAAGGTGAACTCACGAAACACCGCTCTCGACGAACTGCAGAGTAAATTCGATCATACCCAGTGGGGATGGGTCTATTGA